One genomic segment of Caloranaerobacter ferrireducens includes these proteins:
- the mnmH gene encoding tRNA 2-selenouridine(34) synthase MnmH, with protein MINVVKIEDVIDKDDIVYIDVRSPSEYKIDTIPEAINMPILTDKEREEIGYIYKQVDVEKAKVLGLEYASKKLVDFYSIANKIKREGKKIALFCYRGGMRSNSVAKVLDAMGLDVFLIEGGYKSYRHYVLKTLQSYKNKIKFIVLHGYTGTGKTKLLSLLEKQGEPVLNLEYLARNSGSVFGNIYFREESSTQKKFDSMLLKKLKEVKNSYMFVESESKRIGRIVIQDFLYNDISNGYHILIKTSLDNRVKNIIDEYVNIQNYNEELIIDSINKLKKRLGHNKVEELVKQVKIRNFDYVIKELMIEYYDPLYKYSIDKIKHFDKIIEYRNISEAVNELIDFVENTVLKGEPR; from the coding sequence ATGATAAATGTAGTAAAGATAGAGGATGTAATTGATAAAGATGATATAGTTTATATAGATGTAAGAAGCCCGAGTGAATATAAAATTGATACAATTCCTGAAGCTATTAATATGCCTATACTAACTGATAAAGAACGTGAAGAAATAGGATATATTTATAAACAAGTTGATGTTGAAAAAGCAAAAGTTTTAGGGCTTGAATATGCATCAAAAAAACTAGTAGATTTTTATTCTATAGCTAATAAGATAAAAAGAGAAGGGAAAAAAATTGCATTATTTTGTTATAGAGGAGGAATGAGAAGTAATTCTGTAGCAAAAGTTTTAGATGCAATGGGATTGGATGTTTTTCTAATTGAGGGGGGATATAAGAGCTATAGGCATTATGTTTTGAAAACATTGCAGTCATATAAAAATAAAATCAAGTTTATTGTTCTACATGGTTATACAGGAACTGGAAAAACAAAATTATTATCGCTGTTAGAAAAACAAGGTGAACCTGTTTTGAATTTGGAGTATTTAGCTAGAAATAGTGGTTCAGTTTTTGGTAATATATACTTTAGAGAGGAATCAAGTACACAAAAAAAATTTGATTCAATGTTATTAAAAAAATTAAAAGAGGTAAAGAATAGTTATATGTTTGTAGAAAGTGAAAGTAAAAGAATTGGGAGAATTGTTATTCAAGATTTTCTTTATAATGATATTTCTAATGGCTATCATATACTAATAAAAACTAGTTTAGATAATAGGGTTAAAAATATAATTGATGAATATGTTAATATACAAAATTATAATGAAGAATTAATAATAGATTCAATTAATAAACTAAAGAAAAGATTAGGACATAACAAGGTTGAAGAGTTGGTAAAACAGGTTAAAATACGGAATTTTGATTATGTAATAAAAGAATTAATGATTGAATATTATGATCCATTATATAAATATTCAATTGATAAAATAAAACATTTTGATAAAATAATAGAATATAGAAATATATCAGAAGCAGTAAATGAACTTATAGACTTTGTTGAAAATACAGTATTGAAAGGAGAGCCTAGATGA
- a CDS encoding ClpP family protease has product MNDKMILENHYNEHKLNNKMIMSTTNTEENEKDNKDTEITKNIKELGIQRSPDLPTDIHILNIIGEIEGHVVAPPQKKATKYEHIMPQLVSVEQNPKIKGLLIILNTVGGDVEAGLAIAEMINSISKPKVSLVLGGSHSIGVPLATSSDYSFIVPTATMTIHPVRMTGLVIGVPQTFRYFQKMQQRIIDFVLRTSKINRETFLKFMYDTDEIANDVGTILIGEEAVKYGLIDEVGGLNKALSKLKSMISEFRSE; this is encoded by the coding sequence ATGAATGACAAAATGATTTTAGAAAATCATTATAACGAGCACAAACTTAACAATAAAATGATTATGTCAACGACAAACACTGAAGAAAATGAGAAGGATAATAAAGACACAGAGATAACTAAAAACATTAAAGAGTTAGGTATTCAAAGAAGTCCAGATTTACCAACTGATATACACATATTAAATATAATTGGTGAAATTGAAGGGCATGTAGTAGCACCACCTCAAAAAAAAGCAACTAAATATGAACATATTATGCCTCAATTAGTTAGTGTAGAACAGAATCCTAAAATAAAGGGACTTCTGATTATATTAAATACAGTAGGTGGTGATGTGGAGGCAGGATTAGCTATTGCAGAGATGATAAATAGTATAAGTAAACCTAAAGTATCTTTAGTTTTAGGAGGTAGTCATAGTATTGGAGTTCCTCTAGCTACATCAAGTGATTACTCATTTATAGTACCAACAGCAACAATGACTATACATCCAGTTAGGATGACAGGTCTTGTTATAGGGGTACCACAAACATTTAGATATTTTCAAAAAATGCAGCAAAGAATTATTGACTTTGTTTTAAGGACATCTAAAATTAATAGAGAAACTTTCCTTAAGTTCATGTATGATACAGATGAAATTGCTAATGATGTAGGTACTATATTAATTGGTGAAGAAGCAGTTAAATATGGTTTAATTGATGAAGTAGGAGGTTTAAATAAAGCTTTAAGTAAATTAAAATCTATGATTAGTGAATTTAGAAGTGAGTAA
- a CDS encoding polysaccharide deacetylase family protein — protein sequence MKIYYIKYETIIKFFILLLILLIIGVSILLFKTLYSNSKETFNNEDVFYKGNINEKVIAFACNIDWGNEYIKPMLNIFDTYNIKISFFVTGRWARDNNELLREIYSRGHEIGNHGYLHKDYSKLNYESNKKQILEAEKIIYKITGVKPEYFAPPSGAYNKYTVRAAKDLNYKIIMWSIDTIDWRDDSTKEKIIKRVVSKSHNSAIVLMHPKKETVKALPIIIESLKRKGYKIGRVSDVIKN from the coding sequence ATGAAAATCTATTATATTAAATATGAAACAATTATAAAATTCTTTATATTACTATTAATACTATTAATAATAGGCGTTTCTATTTTATTGTTTAAGACATTGTATAGTAATAGCAAAGAAACTTTTAATAATGAGGATGTTTTCTATAAAGGCAATATCAATGAAAAAGTCATTGCATTTGCTTGTAATATAGATTGGGGCAATGAATATATTAAGCCAATGTTAAATATTTTTGATACATATAATATAAAAATATCGTTTTTTGTTACAGGGAGATGGGCAAGAGATAACAATGAATTACTTAGAGAAATATATTCACGTGGTCATGAAATAGGCAATCATGGATATTTACATAAAGATTATAGTAAGTTGAATTACGAGTCTAATAAAAAACAAATACTAGAAGCTGAAAAAATTATTTACAAAATTACTGGAGTAAAGCCTGAATATTTTGCACCTCCATCAGGAGCATATAATAAGTATACAGTAAGGGCAGCTAAAGATCTGAATTATAAAATAATAATGTGGAGTATAGATACGATTGATTGGAGAGATGACAGTACTAAAGAAAAGATTATTAAAAGAGTTGTTAGTAAGTCACATAACTCAGCTATAGTATTAATGCATCCTAAAAAAGAAACTGTCAAAGCACTGCCAATAATTATAGAGTCATTAAAAAGAAAGGGATACAAAATAGGTAGAGTAAGTGATGTAATAAAAAATTAG
- a CDS encoding M16 family metallopeptidase: MFNKIVLENGLRIVTENIPYVKSVTIGIWIETGSRFEDQNNNGISHFIEHMLFKGTENRTAKQIAESIDSVGGQLNAFTSKECTCFYAKVLDEHLPLAVDVLADMIFNSKFDEEDIIKEKNVVLEEINMYEDSPEDLVHDLICRTMFDGHPLAYPILGNSNILEKIDRKDILNYYKRYYAPNNTVVSIAGNFNTDEAIELISKYFSDWAPVEKKEKKQNPPMFYRRVMGKNKNTEQLHLCLGMKGVPQGTNEMYYLMVLNNIFGGSMSSRLFQKIREEKGLTYSIYSYPSSYKDTGMFTIYAGLNPNYVTTVLQLITEEIDKIKNGGLTSNEVYKSKEQLKGNYILGLESTSSRMSSMGKSELLHGKMYKPKEILNMIDNVQKEDVERIAKEVLDFNKLNISFVGDVNRYQIESDFKKIFG, translated from the coding sequence ATGTTTAATAAGATAGTATTAGAAAATGGTCTAAGGATAGTAACAGAAAATATACCTTATGTAAAGTCCGTTACAATAGGGATTTGGATTGAGACAGGTTCTCGATTTGAGGATCAAAATAATAACGGAATATCACATTTTATTGAACATATGTTGTTTAAAGGAACAGAAAATAGGACTGCTAAACAAATTGCAGAAAGTATAGATAGTGTAGGCGGACAATTAAATGCGTTTACTAGCAAAGAATGTACTTGTTTTTATGCTAAAGTTTTAGACGAACATTTGCCTTTAGCAGTCGATGTATTAGCTGATATGATTTTTAATTCGAAATTTGATGAAGAAGATATTATTAAAGAGAAGAATGTAGTACTTGAAGAAATTAATATGTATGAAGATTCGCCTGAAGATTTGGTACATGATTTAATTTGTCGAACTATGTTTGATGGACATCCTCTGGCGTATCCAATTTTAGGTAATAGTAATATTTTAGAGAAAATTGATAGAAAAGACATATTAAATTATTATAAACGCTATTATGCACCTAATAATACTGTTGTATCTATAGCAGGTAACTTTAATACAGATGAAGCAATAGAATTAATATCTAAATATTTTTCAGACTGGGCTCCAGTAGAGAAAAAAGAAAAAAAACAGAATCCTCCGATGTTTTATAGAAGGGTTATGGGGAAAAATAAAAATACTGAGCAATTGCATCTTTGCCTTGGTATGAAGGGAGTACCTCAAGGAACAAATGAAATGTATTATCTTATGGTGTTGAATAATATTTTTGGCGGAAGTATGAGCTCAAGGCTATTCCAAAAAATTAGAGAAGAGAAAGGATTAACCTATTCGATATATTCATATCCATCATCTTATAAAGATACGGGGATGTTTACGATTTATGCAGGTTTAAATCCTAATTACGTAACTACTGTTTTGCAATTGATAACAGAAGAAATAGATAAAATAAAGAATGGTGGATTAACGTCAAATGAAGTATATAAATCTAAAGAACAGTTAAAGGGGAATTATATTTTAGGTCTTGAAAGTACATCTAGTAGAATGTCTTCTATGGGTAAATCGGAACTTTTACATGGAAAAATGTATAAGCCAAAAGAAATATTAAATATGATCGATAATGTGCAGAAAGAAGATGTCGAAAGGATAGCAAAAGAAGTTCTAGATTTTAATAAACTTAATATTTCATTTGTAGGTGATGTAAATCGTTATCAAATTGAAAGTGATTTTAAAAAGATCTTTGGCTAG
- the dapG gene encoding aspartate kinase: MKIVIQKFGGTSVSTFENREKVVKKIIDKFSKGYSLVVVVSAMGRKGDPYATDSLISLVNKQNVSKRDLDLLMSCGEVISAIVLSDHIKRRGYETIVLTGQQAGIVTDSNYGEANVISVNPERIMRHLSQNKIVVVAGFQGADENGEVTTLGRGGSDTTAVILGEALKSEVVEIYTDVDGIMTADPRIVPEAKLIEKICYSEVYQLAENGAKVIHPKAVEIAERANLKVVVKNTLNECTGTLITYPETYNYSIDKNKDNIITAITHKVGRVQIIIYSDGNEEKIQKLMNEIAKNNISLDLINLLLDRKIFTIDKKDLGKLKRILDRSNIRYNLIDNCCKLSIIGNKMSGVPGVMAKIVNALSNEGISILQTSDSHTTIWCLIKERDAHKAIKVLHKEFNLGEE; encoded by the coding sequence ATGAAGATTGTAATTCAAAAATTTGGAGGCACTTCGGTTTCAACTTTTGAAAATAGAGAGAAAGTAGTAAAAAAAATAATTGACAAATTTAGTAAAGGGTATAGTTTGGTTGTAGTAGTATCAGCAATGGGACGAAAAGGGGATCCGTATGCTACAGATTCACTTATAAGTCTTGTAAATAAACAGAATGTGAGTAAAAGAGATTTAGATTTATTAATGTCATGTGGCGAAGTGATATCAGCTATTGTTTTATCAGATCATATCAAAAGAAGAGGTTATGAGACTATTGTACTTACTGGTCAGCAAGCTGGAATAGTGACAGATTCAAACTATGGTGAAGCAAATGTGATTTCAGTTAATCCTGAAAGAATTATGAGACATCTTTCGCAGAATAAAATTGTAGTTGTGGCTGGATTTCAGGGAGCAGATGAAAATGGTGAAGTTACAACTTTAGGCAGAGGTGGTAGTGATACAACAGCAGTTATTTTAGGTGAAGCTTTAAAAAGCGAAGTTGTTGAAATATATACAGATGTTGATGGTATAATGACTGCTGATCCAAGAATCGTACCGGAAGCAAAATTAATTGAAAAAATATGTTATTCTGAAGTTTATCAGCTAGCAGAGAATGGAGCAAAAGTAATTCATCCAAAAGCAGTTGAAATTGCTGAAAGGGCGAATTTAAAGGTTGTTGTAAAAAATACTTTAAACGAGTGTACAGGTACTTTAATCACTTATCCTGAAACTTATAATTATTCAATAGATAAAAATAAAGATAATATTATTACTGCTATTACACATAAGGTTGGAAGAGTTCAAATTATTATTTATTCAGATGGTAATGAAGAAAAAATACAAAAGTTAATGAATGAAATTGCTAAAAATAATATAAGTCTTGATTTAATTAATTTATTACTAGATAGAAAAATATTTACTATAGATAAAAAGGATTTAGGTAAGTTAAAAAGAATATTAGATAGGAGTAACATAAGGTATAATTTAATTGATAATTGTTGTAAATTAAGTATTATTGGTAATAAAATGAGTGGAGTACCTGGTGTAATGGCTAAAATTGTAAATGCATTATCTAATGAGGGAATAAGTATATTGCAGACTTCTGATTCACATACAACTATTTGGTGTTTAATAAAAGAAAGAGACGCACATAAAGCAATTAAAGTTTTGCATAAGGAATTTAATTTAGGTGAAGAGTAG
- the dut gene encoding dUTP diphosphatase, translating into MIVKIVNKSKFPIPDYKTKGASGIDLFANIDKDVVLKPMERLLIPTGIYLSIPEGYEGQIRARSGLALKYGIGLANGIGTVDSDYRGEIKVILINFGDKEFVIKPGDRIAQLIFVKYEKAEFREVETLDDTERGSGGFGHTGI; encoded by the coding sequence ATGATAGTAAAGATTGTTAATAAAAGTAAATTTCCAATCCCCGATTATAAAACTAAAGGAGCATCAGGTATTGATTTATTTGCTAATATTGATAAAGATGTAGTACTTAAACCTATGGAAAGATTATTAATACCAACGGGAATCTATTTATCAATACCTGAAGGGTATGAGGGACAAATAAGAGCTAGAAGTGGTTTAGCATTAAAATATGGAATTGGACTAGCTAATGGAATTGGAACTGTAGATAGTGATTATAGAGGAGAAATAAAAGTAATACTAATAAATTTTGGAGATAAAGAATTTGTGATAAAACCAGGGGATAGAATTGCACAACTTATTTTTGTTAAATATGAAAAAGCTGAATTTAGAGAAGTAGAAACATTAGATGATACTGAAAGAGGTAGTGGAGGTTTTGGACATACTGGTATTTAG
- the rimO gene encoding 30S ribosomal protein S12 methylthiotransferase RimO translates to MNTKVSLVTLGCSKNLVDSEIMLGIIRENGYLLTQDLDKADIIVINTCGFIKDAKEESIDTIIELGEYKKIGKCKKLIVTGCLAERYKEEILEELPEVDAVIGTGNLRDIVNVIREIEEGKRTLKVGGINNFDYDILPRFISSSNSTAYVKIAEGCNNFCTYCIIPKIRGKYRSRPIERIIEEVEKLVKMGKKEIILIAQDTTKYGLDLYNEVKLPKLLDELNKIEGLEWIRLQYLYPDDFTDELIDSIRKNEKVVKYVDIPIQHINNRILKRMNRKTTKESIVHLIEKLRDRIPNIVIRTTLIVGFPGETEEEFNELCEFVKDMRFDRLGVFAYSKEEGTPAANFEGQVDESIKEERKSIIMEIQKQISFEKNRERIGDIYKILIEEEIERTENSLVYLGRSYMDSPEIDGFVYVHSKHYLTLGSFVNVRITDCLEYDLIGEIDYEFSK, encoded by the coding sequence ATGAACACGAAAGTATCATTAGTAACTTTAGGATGTTCAAAAAATTTAGTAGACTCTGAGATAATGTTGGGTATTATAAGAGAAAATGGCTATTTACTAACACAAGATTTAGATAAAGCAGACATCATAGTAATTAATACCTGTGGTTTTATTAAAGACGCTAAAGAAGAATCAATAGATACAATAATAGAACTAGGGGAGTACAAAAAGATAGGAAAGTGTAAAAAGCTAATTGTAACTGGTTGTTTAGCTGAAAGATACAAAGAAGAGATTCTTGAAGAATTACCAGAAGTTGATGCGGTTATTGGGACAGGAAATTTAAGAGACATAGTAAATGTTATAAGAGAGATTGAAGAGGGTAAGAGAACTCTGAAGGTTGGTGGAATAAATAATTTTGATTATGATATTCTGCCTAGATTTATAAGTTCTTCTAATTCGACTGCTTATGTAAAAATTGCTGAGGGGTGTAATAATTTCTGTACTTATTGTATCATACCTAAGATTAGAGGTAAGTATAGGAGTAGACCTATTGAAAGAATTATTGAAGAAGTTGAGAAATTGGTTAAAATGGGGAAAAAAGAAATAATTTTAATAGCACAAGATACTACAAAGTACGGGTTGGATTTATATAATGAGGTTAAACTACCGAAACTTTTAGATGAATTAAATAAAATTGAAGGATTAGAATGGATTAGATTACAATATTTATATCCAGATGACTTTACAGATGAGCTTATAGATAGTATAAGAAAAAACGAAAAGGTTGTAAAATATGTAGATATACCGATTCAACATATAAATAATAGAATTTTGAAAAGAATGAACAGAAAGACCACAAAAGAAAGCATAGTACATTTAATAGAGAAGCTTAGAGATAGAATACCTAATATTGTTATTAGAACTACATTAATTGTAGGATTTCCAGGCGAAACTGAAGAAGAGTTTAATGAACTATGCGAATTTGTAAAGGATATGAGGTTTGATAGATTAGGTGTTTTTGCGTATTCAAAAGAAGAAGGTACACCAGCTGCTAATTTTGAAGGCCAAGTCGATGAGTCTATAAAAGAAGAAAGAAAATCTATTATTATGGAAATACAAAAACAGATATCATTTGAAAAGAATAGAGAAAGAATAGGAGATATTTATAAGATTTTAATTGAAGAAGAGATTGAAAGAACAGAAAATAGTTTAGTATATTTAGGAAGAAGTTATATGGACAGCCCAGAAATTGATGGATTTGTTTATGTACACAGTAAACATTATTTAACTTTAGGTAGTTTTGTGAATGTAAGAATAACTGATTGCTTAGAATATGATTTAATAGGAGAGATAGACTATGAATTTAGCAAATAA
- the uppP gene encoding undecaprenyl-diphosphatase UppP translates to MSLLKAIFLGIFQGITEFLPISSSGHLVLLQKLFGIDEGNLFFTVMLHFGTLISIFIVYFKDIVNIISEFIKFIVELLKDKKIKINNEYRKLGIMIIIGSIPTALMGILLEDIFESFYNTTIIIGLALIFTGILLWAAEKIKSGKKSIRKMTVKDAIVIGTFQGMAITPGLSRSGSTIVGGLFMGLNKKNATRFSFLLALPATFGASLLELSKTLTTNLSDISFLIVIAGILSSCITGIFSIKFLIKVLEKGKLYYFSYYVWFLGLIVILLELIK, encoded by the coding sequence ATGTCTTTATTAAAAGCGATTTTTTTAGGGATATTTCAGGGTATTACAGAGTTTTTGCCAATTAGTAGTTCAGGTCATTTAGTTTTATTACAAAAGCTTTTTGGTATTGATGAAGGTAATCTTTTTTTTACAGTAATGTTGCATTTTGGAACATTAATATCAATTTTTATTGTATATTTTAAAGATATAGTTAATATAATAAGTGAGTTTATTAAATTTATTGTTGAATTATTAAAAGATAAGAAAATAAAAATAAACAATGAATATAGAAAATTAGGTATAATGATTATCATTGGTTCAATACCAACAGCATTAATGGGTATTTTATTGGAAGATATTTTTGAAAGTTTTTATAATACAACTATAATTATAGGTTTAGCTTTAATATTTACTGGAATATTACTTTGGGCTGCTGAAAAAATAAAATCTGGCAAAAAATCTATTCGTAAAATGACAGTTAAAGATGCTATTGTAATAGGAACATTTCAAGGAATGGCGATAACTCCTGGTTTGTCTAGATCAGGCTCTACAATAGTAGGTGGGTTGTTCATGGGGTTAAATAAAAAAAATGCTACTAGGTTTTCTTTTCTATTAGCTTTACCAGCAACTTTTGGTGCGTCTTTATTAGAGTTATCTAAAACTTTAACTACTAATTTATCAGATATAAGTTTTTTAATAGTGATAGCTGGTATTTTATCATCTTGTATAACAGGTATTTTTTCAATAAAGTTTTTAATTAAAGTATTAGAAAAGGGTAAATTATATTATTTTTCATATTATGTATGGTTTTTAGGCTTGATTGTTATTTTACTTGAATTGATAAAATAG
- a CDS encoding FtsK/SpoIIIE family DNA translocase translates to MIKIINKKNKKIKNKKNRSNNSIDSISKEILGIIIITVSILIFTSLYNYSNGYINQIIRGKILELTGVGSVLFPVIVLIIGILFLFNRFNNSRIKKIIYLMMLYLCMLTLFELRAFPSIENINLVEKIKISIVSASNMYGGGLLGAFFAFILLKLFGLLGTYIVLISTTLILLSLLIKISYVKILKKCYLLIKKFFIKIFKNRYAANSNKEQGINIIENIKQEDKDGKKCMLNESEIEEKIKILDFTKDIEKQQDNESRLIKNGVKDDINIIQDKNTNVLENFRLPSIDLLDIATNKQQMINDKTEIINNAKKLEKTLLDFGIEAEIVQISRGPTITRFELQPAPGVKVSKIVNLADDLALSLASSDIRIEAPIPGKSAIGIEVPNKVKSAVKIREVLLSKEYKNIETKIPFALGQDIAGNPIVANLEKMPHLLIAGATGSGKSVCINTLIASILYKSRPDEVKLLMIDPKVVELSVYNGIPHLLIPVVTDPKKASFALNWAVNEMTRRYKLFSKLGVRDLHSYNKKLDKEQTDKKLPQIVVIIDELADLMMVAPNEVEESICRLAQMARAAGIHLIIATQRPSVDVITGTIKANIPSRISFAVSSQADSRTILDMNGAEKLLGKGDMLYYPVGASKPIRVQGAYISDREVEKIVAYLKEYNNEENYENELLESVNNKTEKSDDTVDELLQKAIDLVIEHGQASISLLQRKFRIGYSRAARLIDEMEERGIIGGYEGSKPRKVLVTKEDLKE, encoded by the coding sequence TTGATAAAAATAATTAATAAAAAAAATAAGAAAATTAAAAATAAAAAAAATAGAAGCAACAATAGTATTGACAGTATAAGTAAGGAAATTTTAGGGATTATAATAATAACAGTTTCTATATTAATATTTACAAGTTTATATAACTATTCAAATGGTTACATTAATCAAATAATTAGAGGCAAAATACTAGAATTAACAGGTGTTGGTAGTGTACTATTTCCTGTAATAGTTTTGATTATAGGTATATTGTTTCTTTTCAATAGATTTAATAATAGTCGTATTAAAAAAATAATATATTTAATGATGTTGTATTTATGTATGCTAACTTTATTTGAATTGAGAGCTTTTCCATCAATAGAAAATATAAACCTAGTTGAAAAAATAAAGATTTCCATTGTTTCTGCTAGCAATATGTACGGTGGAGGATTATTAGGTGCTTTTTTTGCATTTATATTATTAAAATTATTTGGTTTGTTGGGCACGTATATTGTATTAATATCTACAACATTAATTTTATTATCTCTTTTAATAAAAATTAGCTATGTTAAAATACTAAAAAAGTGTTATTTATTAATAAAAAAGTTTTTTATTAAAATATTTAAAAATAGATATGCAGCTAATTCAAACAAAGAACAAGGGATAAATATTATAGAGAATATTAAACAAGAGGATAAGGATGGAAAGAAGTGTATGTTAAATGAAAGTGAGATTGAAGAGAAAATAAAGATATTAGATTTTACAAAAGATATTGAAAAGCAACAGGATAATGAGTCTAGACTGATAAAAAATGGTGTTAAGGATGATATTAATATAATACAAGACAAAAATACTAATGTTTTGGAAAACTTTAGATTGCCAAGTATCGATTTATTAGATATTGCTACTAATAAACAGCAAATGATAAATGATAAAACAGAAATAATTAATAATGCAAAAAAACTAGAGAAGACTTTATTAGATTTTGGTATTGAAGCAGAAATTGTACAAATTAGTAGAGGACCAACAATTACTAGATTTGAATTACAGCCTGCACCTGGTGTTAAAGTAAGCAAAATTGTAAATTTAGCTGATGATTTAGCATTAAGTTTAGCATCTTCTGATATAAGAATAGAAGCACCGATACCTGGTAAATCTGCAATAGGTATTGAAGTACCGAATAAAGTGAAATCAGCTGTTAAAATTAGAGAAGTATTGTTATCAAAAGAGTATAAGAATATAGAAACTAAAATTCCTTTTGCTTTAGGTCAGGATATAGCTGGAAATCCTATAGTAGCCAATTTAGAAAAGATGCCACATTTGCTTATAGCAGGTGCTACTGGATCTGGTAAAAGTGTTTGTATAAATACTTTGATAGCTAGTATACTTTATAAATCTAGACCTGATGAAGTGAAATTATTAATGATTGATCCCAAAGTAGTTGAATTAAGCGTATATAATGGAATACCACATTTATTAATACCTGTTGTTACTGATCCTAAAAAAGCTTCTTTTGCATTAAATTGGGCTGTAAATGAAATGACAAGAAGATATAAATTGTTTTCTAAGCTAGGAGTTAGAGATCTACATAGTTATAATAAAAAACTAGATAAAGAACAAACTGATAAGAAGCTACCTCAAATTGTAGTAATCATTGATGAATTAGCTGATTTAATGATGGTTGCACCAAATGAAGTAGAAGAAAGTATATGTAGGTTAGCACAGATGGCAAGAGCTGCTGGTATTCATTTAATTATAGCGACTCAGAGACCATCTGTTGATGTTATAACAGGTACTATAAAAGCAAATATACCTTCAAGGATATCATTTGCTGTGTCTTCACAAGCCGATTCAAGAACGATTTTAGATATGAATGGTGCTGAAAAACTTTTAGGTAAAGGAGATATGCTATATTATCCAGTAGGCGCTTCAAAACCAATTAGAGTTCAAGGGGCTTATATAAGTGATAGAGAAGTAGAAAAAATCGTCGCTTATTTAAAAGAATATAATAATGAAGAAAACTATGAGAATGAATTACTAGAAAGTGTTAATAATAAAACTGAGAAAAGCGATGATACTGTAGATGAATTGTTGCAAAAAGCTATCGATTTAGTTATAGAACATGGACAGGCTTCTATATCATTATTACAAAGAAAATTTAGAATCGGATATTCTAGAGCGGCTAGGCTCATTGATGAGATGGAGGAAAGAGGTATAATTGGTGGATATGAAGGAAGCAAACCGAGGAAAGTATTAGTAACAAAAGAAGATTTAAAAGAGTAG
- a CDS encoding YlmC/YmxH family sporulation protein, whose product MRLSKLGGKEIVNLNDGGRLGMVADSDLVIDEKTGKIKYLIVPDNSLQLNILRNRAEIEIPWEAIRKIGNDMIIIELDED is encoded by the coding sequence ATGAGGTTAAGTAAATTAGGGGGAAAAGAGATTGTTAACTTGAATGATGGTGGTAGACTAGGTATGGTAGCTGATTCAGATTTAGTAATAGATGAAAAAACGGGTAAGATAAAATACTTAATTGTCCCAGATAATTCGTTACAATTAAATATTTTGAGAAATCGTGCAGAAATTGAAATTCCATGGGAAGCAATTAGAAAAATTGGTAATGATATGATAATAATTGAATTAGATGAGGATTGA